Proteins encoded together in one Thermomonospora curvata DSM 43183 window:
- a CDS encoding SecDF P1 head subdomain-containing protein, protein MAPPAEESAAPPDRRAAERARRAAALRRLQEQRRARAGLRSTRRRPALAAVVVTLAALIITITLTGALIVTAERPEPVPLASPLHIYPVTQVVAGACPAGTQGITEQTTPSEARCYHLSSGIAIRQVAGLRVQPGRTAGSYDVAIDLIAADRRAFGELTRIAAGRSVAFVVNGRLVTAPRVEVPITDGKVVVTGSLGRAEADRLVSILRGP, encoded by the coding sequence ATGGCGCCCCCGGCCGAGGAGAGCGCCGCGCCGCCGGATCGCCGGGCCGCCGAGCGGGCGCGCCGGGCGGCCGCCCTGCGCCGTCTCCAGGAGCAGCGCCGGGCCCGCGCCGGGCTGCGCTCCACCCGGCGGCGGCCCGCCCTGGCGGCGGTGGTCGTCACGCTGGCGGCGCTGATCATCACGATCACGCTGACCGGGGCGCTGATCGTGACCGCCGAGCGGCCCGAGCCGGTGCCGCTGGCCTCCCCCCTGCACATCTACCCGGTCACCCAGGTGGTCGCCGGCGCCTGCCCGGCCGGCACCCAGGGCATCACCGAGCAGACCACCCCCTCGGAGGCCAGGTGCTACCACCTCAGCAGCGGCATCGCGATCCGGCAGGTCGCCGGCCTGCGGGTGCAGCCGGGGCGGACGGCCGGCAGCTATGACGTGGCGATCGACCTGATCGCGGCCGACCGGCGGGCGTTCGGCGAGCTGACCCGCATCGCCGCGGGCCGCTCGGTGGCGTTCGTGGTCAACGGCCGGCTGGTGACCGCGCCGCGGGTGGAGGTGCCGATCACCGACGGCAAGGTGGTGGTGACCGGCAGTCTCGGCCGGGCCGAGGCCGACCGCCTGGTGAGCATCCTGCGGGGGCCTTGA
- a CDS encoding SDR family NAD(P)-dependent oxidoreductase translates to MKVLVTGASGFVGSHTVKALVEAGHQVRAAARSAHRIRRALRPHGCADAVETVEVDLTSREPVVRALTGCDAVVHTAAVHSFDARRRPELHAINVRSTDLVLGSAYGLGLNPIVHVSSFTALLPAAQSLTASSPVGDPPVPCGRSKALAEWIARRWQLAGAPVTIVTPGMVWGPHDPACGESTLLARSVLQGRLPFRLPGVVPVVDVRDLAAVHVAVLSAGVAPRRYLAVAETPAMAEIQRLVAAAGGGSPARLAVPAPVLSAAGRLADLLQRMLPVRLTFGREGTWTALHCPPGADASATTADLGVTFRSAAESVLDTVRWLIGSTEQGPLREEAA, encoded by the coding sequence ATGAAGGTCCTGGTCACCGGGGCGAGCGGTTTCGTGGGCTCGCATACCGTCAAGGCGCTGGTGGAGGCCGGGCACCAGGTGCGCGCGGCGGCCCGCTCGGCGCACCGGATCCGGCGGGCGCTGCGCCCGCACGGCTGCGCCGACGCGGTCGAGACGGTCGAGGTGGACCTCACCTCCCGCGAGCCGGTGGTGCGGGCCCTGACCGGCTGTGACGCCGTGGTGCACACCGCCGCCGTCCACTCCTTCGACGCCCGGCGCCGCCCGGAGCTGCACGCGATCAACGTGCGCAGCACCGACCTGGTCCTCGGCAGCGCCTACGGGCTGGGGCTGAACCCGATCGTCCACGTCTCCTCCTTCACCGCGCTGCTGCCGGCCGCGCAGTCGCTGACGGCGAGCTCCCCGGTCGGCGACCCGCCGGTGCCCTGCGGGCGGTCCAAAGCCCTGGCCGAATGGATCGCCCGGCGCTGGCAGCTCGCCGGGGCGCCGGTGACGATCGTCACCCCGGGGATGGTGTGGGGGCCGCACGATCCGGCCTGCGGCGAGAGCACTCTGCTGGCCCGCTCCGTCCTGCAGGGCAGGCTCCCCTTCCGGCTGCCGGGCGTCGTGCCGGTGGTGGACGTGCGCGATCTGGCCGCCGTGCACGTGGCGGTGCTGAGCGCGGGCGTGGCCCCGCGCCGCTACCTGGCCGTCGCCGAGACGCCGGCCATGGCCGAGATCCAGCGGCTGGTCGCCGCGGCCGGCGGGGGCAGCCCGGCCCGGCTCGCCGTGCCCGCGCCCGTGCTGTCGGCCGCGGGCAGGCTCGCCGATCTCCTCCAGCGGATGCTGCCGGTCCGGCTGACGTTCGGCCGGGAGGGCACCTGGACCGCCCTGCACTGCCCGCCCGGCGCCGACGCCTCGGCCACCACCGCCGACCTCGGCGTCACCTTCCGCTCCGCGGCCGAATCCGTCCTGGACACCGTGCGCTGGCTGATCGGTTCCACCGAGCAGGGCCCGCTCCGGGAGGAGGCGGCATGA
- the rarD gene encoding EamA family transporter RarD, translating to MTGVIDRRGLASGIAAYGLWGLFPLYWPLLKPAGATEILGHRIMWSLVTVLVILAVRRSWRWVRELTPRTLALLALAAAVIGANWGAFIYAVNTGHTLEAALGYFINPLISVLLGVLVFRERLRPWQWGAIGLGAVAVLVLAVDYGRPPWIALTLACSFGLYGMVKKFADMPSAESLAAESAVLFLPALAYALLLQGQGSAAFGHAGLGHALLLAGSGLVTAVPLMLFNAAAVRIPLSALGMLQYLTPVLQFLIGLLVQHEPMPAGRWIGFLLVWTALVILTADGFRAARRARVKAAQPVRETT from the coding sequence GTGACGGGCGTGATCGATCGGCGTGGTCTGGCCTCCGGGATCGCGGCCTATGGGCTGTGGGGGCTGTTTCCGCTCTACTGGCCGCTGCTGAAGCCCGCCGGGGCGACGGAGATCCTGGGGCACCGGATCATGTGGTCGCTGGTGACCGTGCTGGTGATCCTGGCGGTGCGCCGAAGCTGGCGATGGGTGCGCGAGCTGACGCCGCGCACGCTGGCGCTGCTGGCGCTGGCGGCGGCGGTGATCGGAGCCAACTGGGGCGCCTTCATCTACGCGGTCAACACCGGGCACACCCTCGAAGCCGCGCTGGGCTACTTCATCAACCCGCTGATCAGCGTGCTGCTGGGGGTGCTGGTGTTCCGGGAACGGCTGCGCCCCTGGCAGTGGGGCGCGATCGGGCTGGGCGCCGTGGCGGTGCTGGTGCTGGCCGTCGACTACGGCCGCCCGCCCTGGATCGCGCTGACGCTGGCCTGCTCGTTCGGGCTGTACGGCATGGTCAAGAAGTTCGCCGACATGCCGTCGGCCGAGAGCCTGGCGGCCGAGAGCGCCGTGTTGTTCCTGCCGGCGCTGGCCTATGCGCTGCTGCTCCAGGGGCAGGGCAGCGCGGCGTTCGGCCACGCGGGCCTGGGGCACGCGCTGCTGCTGGCGGGCAGCGGGCTGGTCACGGCGGTGCCGCTGATGCTGTTCAACGCGGCGGCGGTCCGGATCCCGCTGAGCGCCCTGGGCATGCTGCAGTACCTGACGCCGGTCCTGCAGTTCCTGATCGGGCTGCTGGTGCAGCACGAGCCGATGCCCGCCGGCCGGTGGATCGGGTTCCTGCTGGTGTGGACCGCCCTGGTGATCTTGACCGCGGACGGGTTCCGCGCCGCCCGCCGGGCCCGGGTCAAAGCCGCTCAGCCGGTGCGGGAGACCACGTAG
- a CDS encoding TMEM175 family protein: MPEGAQRSRGDGLVDRERLLGFADAVIAIAITLLALGIQVPAGLTEPQLRQVLHGALPDLWAYALSFAVIGLFWLGNHGLFAMVAQVDGPMVMLELALLACIAILPFPTRLISDYGNVSVAVAGYAGTLALAGALMTVMSLRLRRPGPLRAPGVPQRRVRSEITDNVVLTLVFGVSAPVAFLSPSAAMYLWLLLLLRRVAQSLGGRVRGARRPGERAD; this comes from the coding sequence ATGCCGGAGGGCGCGCAGCGGAGCCGGGGCGACGGGCTGGTGGATCGGGAGCGGCTGCTGGGGTTCGCCGACGCGGTGATCGCGATCGCGATCACCCTGCTGGCGTTGGGCATCCAGGTGCCGGCGGGGCTGACGGAGCCCCAGCTGCGGCAGGTGCTGCACGGCGCGCTGCCCGATCTGTGGGCTTATGCGCTGAGCTTTGCGGTCATCGGGTTGTTCTGGCTCGGCAACCACGGCCTGTTCGCCATGGTCGCGCAGGTGGACGGGCCGATGGTGATGCTGGAGCTGGCCTTGCTGGCGTGCATCGCGATCCTGCCGTTTCCGACCCGGCTGATCAGTGACTACGGCAACGTCTCCGTCGCGGTGGCCGGGTATGCCGGGACCCTTGCGCTGGCGGGGGCGCTGATGACGGTCATGTCGCTGCGGTTGCGCCGGCCGGGTCCGCTGCGGGCGCCGGGCGTTCCCCAGCGCCGGGTCCGTTCGGAGATCACCGACAACGTGGTGTTGACCTTGGTGTTCGGGGTGTCCGCCCCCGTGGCGTTCCTTTCGCCTTCCGCGGCCATGTACCTGTGGCTGCTGCTGCTCCTGCGCCGGGTCGCGCAGAGCTTGGGCGGACGTGTGCGGGGCGCTCGCCGGCCCGGTGAACGCGCGGACTGA
- a CDS encoding MDR family MFS transporter: MGHGAAGGYTHRQVLKILSGLLMAMITAVISTSVTTIALPTIMGELGGQEQLAWVASAPLLAMTASTPLWGRLSDIFGRKRMYQTALLLFTASSIAAGLSQNVGQLIAFRALQGMGAGGAMALTQVILGDIVEPRQRGRYSGYLGAAYGLSTVTAPLLGGFLVDAPRLGWRWCFFVTVPLALAALAITQWTLHRPPRETGRARPKIDWAGAVTITGAASTALIVLSLGGKEFPWNSPWTYGLTALTLVLLGAAVAAERRAAAPILPPRLFADRTFVLASAASLMVGVGMFGVMTYLPQYLQVVQGMTPTVSGLLALPMTIGVLLGSTVSGQVAARTGRWKMFPVTGTALLAAGMFLLSRLQVDSGPVAVGIGCGTAGLGLGMTMTMLVLATQNAADRADMAAATSGVTFFRSMGGAVGVAALGAVLTARLTAALTERLRAARLPVPERVGTGLGTPEEIHALPEPLRGLLLASFTEAVQAAFLVGVPIALAGLAAALALKELPLRTSSAPAEDRRPPAAAAPPADAGRAAGAVSHRRT, from the coding sequence GTGGGGCACGGCGCGGCGGGCGGCTATACGCACCGGCAGGTGCTCAAGATCCTCAGCGGGCTGCTGATGGCCATGATCACCGCGGTGATCTCCACCTCGGTGACCACCATCGCGCTGCCCACCATCATGGGCGAGCTGGGCGGGCAGGAACAGCTCGCCTGGGTGGCCAGCGCCCCGCTGCTGGCCATGACCGCCTCCACCCCGCTGTGGGGCAGGCTGTCGGACATCTTCGGCCGCAAGCGGATGTACCAGACCGCGCTGCTGCTGTTCACCGCCTCCTCGATCGCGGCCGGCCTCTCCCAGAACGTCGGCCAGCTCATCGCGTTCCGGGCGCTGCAGGGGATGGGCGCCGGCGGGGCGATGGCGCTCACCCAGGTCATCCTCGGCGACATCGTCGAACCCCGGCAGCGCGGACGCTACTCCGGCTACCTGGGCGCCGCCTACGGCCTGTCCACCGTGACCGCCCCGCTGCTCGGCGGCTTCCTGGTGGACGCTCCGCGCCTGGGCTGGCGCTGGTGCTTCTTCGTCACCGTGCCGCTGGCGCTGGCGGCCCTCGCCATCACCCAGTGGACCCTGCACCGGCCGCCGCGCGAGACGGGCCGGGCCCGGCCGAAGATCGACTGGGCGGGGGCGGTCACCATCACCGGCGCGGCGAGCACCGCGCTGATCGTGCTGTCCCTGGGCGGCAAGGAGTTCCCCTGGAACTCTCCGTGGACCTACGGCCTGACCGCGCTGACCCTGGTGCTGCTGGGGGCGGCGGTGGCGGCCGAACGGCGGGCCGCCGCGCCCATCCTGCCGCCCCGCCTGTTCGCCGACCGCACCTTCGTGCTCGCCTCGGCGGCCTCGCTGATGGTGGGCGTGGGCATGTTCGGGGTGATGACCTACCTGCCGCAGTACCTGCAGGTGGTGCAGGGCATGACACCCACCGTCTCCGGGCTGCTGGCCCTGCCGATGACGATCGGCGTCCTGCTGGGCAGCACCGTCTCCGGGCAGGTGGCCGCCCGCACCGGGCGCTGGAAGATGTTCCCGGTGACCGGGACGGCGCTGCTGGCGGCCGGGATGTTCCTGCTGTCGCGGCTGCAGGTGGACTCCGGTCCGGTGGCGGTCGGCATCGGCTGCGGGACGGCCGGGCTGGGCCTGGGCATGACCATGACGATGCTGGTGCTGGCCACGCAGAACGCCGCCGACCGCGCCGATATGGCCGCCGCCACCTCGGGCGTCACCTTCTTTCGCAGCATGGGCGGCGCGGTCGGGGTGGCCGCGCTCGGCGCCGTGCTCACCGCCCGGCTCACCGCCGCGCTGACCGAGCGGCTGCGCGCCGCCCGCCTGCCGGTGCCCGAGCGGGTCGGCACCGGGCTGGGCACCCCCGAGGAGATCCACGCCCTGCCCGAGCCGCTGCGGGGCCTGCTGCTGGCGTCCTTCACCGAGGCGGTCCAGGCCGCCTTCCTGGTCGGGGTGCCGATCGCGCTGGCGGGCCTGGCGGCCGCGCTGGCCCTCAAGGAACTGCCGCTGCGCACCTCCTCCGCCCCCGCCGAGGACCGGCGGCCCCCGGCCGCGGCGGCACCGCCCGCCGATGCCGGGCGGGCCGCGGGCGCGGTGAGCCACCGGCGGACTTGA
- a CDS encoding TetR/AcrR family transcriptional regulator, whose translation MRPKQANDGPAPRPRRDRAATRRRLLEAARELFAEHGYDHVSVRAIAARAEANVALVNRYFGSKAALFGEVLAGESALPHVLEGEAVELPGRLAEHVVRLIHHGQAGPVLRTLDRSVGDPQIQPIIRRHLERILVEPLAARLQGPDARLRATAAASIVMGIGSVRRILGLADLRAADPEALTAHLTAMFAAALAPLPEPGRDG comes from the coding sequence ATGCGACCGAAGCAGGCGAACGACGGCCCCGCCCCGCGGCCCAGGCGCGACCGGGCCGCCACCCGGCGGCGGCTTTTGGAGGCGGCCCGCGAGCTGTTCGCCGAGCACGGCTATGACCATGTGTCGGTGCGGGCGATCGCCGCCCGCGCCGAGGCCAACGTGGCGCTGGTCAACCGGTACTTCGGGTCCAAGGCCGCGCTGTTCGGCGAGGTGCTGGCCGGGGAGTCGGCGCTGCCGCACGTCCTGGAGGGCGAGGCGGTGGAGCTGCCGGGCAGGCTGGCCGAGCACGTGGTCCGGCTGATCCACCACGGCCAGGCCGGCCCGGTGCTGCGCACCCTGGACCGCTCGGTGGGCGACCCGCAGATCCAGCCGATCATCCGCCGTCACCTGGAACGCATCCTGGTCGAGCCGCTGGCCGCCCGGCTGCAGGGGCCCGATGCCCGGCTGCGCGCCACCGCCGCCGCCTCCATCGTGATGGGCATCGGCTCGGTGCGGCGCATCCTGGGCCTGGCCGACCTGCGCGCGGCCGATCCCGAGGCCCTCACCGCCCACCTGACCGCCATGTTCGCCGCCGCGCTGGCGCCCCTGCCCGAGCCCGGCCGGGACGGGTGA
- a CDS encoding MDR family MFS transporter, whose amino-acid sequence MSRRQTLEALAGLMLVLFAAMLSATVVGTALPRIIGALHGSQSQYTWVVTATLLTSTAVTPIWGKLADLYNKKRLVQLSIAIFLVGSLLAGLAQNTEQLIAARAFQGLGMGGLQILVQIVIGAIIPPRDRGKYMGYIGAVMAVATVGGPLLGGLIVDVSWLGWRWCFFIGVPIALVAAVLLQLTLHVPTVRKADVKIDYLGATLITGGVSLLLVWVTFVDGSFAWLSWQTAAMVGGALLILALAVWVESRAAEPVVPLPIVMRRNTALSIVASLAVGSAMFGGAVFLGQYFQIGRGYSPTKAGLLTIPMMAGVLLSSTVIGRLTSKTGKPKPFIVFGTVVLTAGFAVMSVIDHETSLVLLSAGMLLIGIGVGACMQNLVLIVQNSVALKELGAASGTVTFFRSLGGTIGVSVLGAVLANRVTALITEKLSAAGMGAGAGKATGSLDLSALPAPVVEIVRAAYGDATGHIFLISAGLGVVSILAALALKPVTLRDTLDLVPAPSERAASADAAEAAPRP is encoded by the coding sequence ATGAGCCGTCGGCAGACGCTGGAGGCACTGGCCGGCCTCATGCTGGTGTTGTTCGCCGCCATGCTCAGCGCCACGGTGGTGGGCACCGCGCTGCCGCGGATCATCGGGGCGCTGCACGGCAGTCAGTCGCAATACACCTGGGTGGTGACGGCGACCCTGCTGACCTCCACCGCCGTCACCCCCATCTGGGGCAAGCTGGCCGACCTGTACAACAAGAAGCGGCTGGTCCAGCTCTCCATCGCGATCTTCCTGGTGGGCTCGCTGCTGGCCGGCCTGGCGCAGAACACCGAGCAGCTCATCGCCGCAAGGGCCTTCCAAGGGCTGGGCATGGGCGGCCTGCAGATCCTGGTGCAGATCGTGATCGGCGCCATCATCCCGCCCCGTGACCGCGGCAAGTACATGGGCTACATCGGCGCGGTGATGGCCGTGGCCACCGTCGGCGGGCCGCTGCTGGGCGGGCTGATCGTGGACGTCTCCTGGCTGGGCTGGCGCTGGTGCTTCTTCATCGGGGTGCCGATCGCGCTGGTGGCCGCCGTCCTGCTGCAGCTGACGCTGCACGTGCCGACGGTGCGCAAGGCCGACGTCAAGATCGACTACTTGGGCGCCACCCTGATCACCGGGGGCGTCAGCCTGCTGCTGGTCTGGGTCACCTTCGTGGACGGCTCCTTCGCCTGGCTGTCCTGGCAGACCGCCGCCATGGTGGGCGGGGCGCTGCTCATCCTGGCGCTGGCGGTGTGGGTGGAGTCGCGGGCCGCCGAGCCGGTGGTGCCGCTGCCCATCGTCATGCGGCGCAACACCGCCCTGTCCATCGTGGCCAGCCTGGCGGTGGGCTCGGCGATGTTCGGCGGCGCGGTCTTCCTCGGCCAGTACTTCCAGATCGGCCGCGGCTACAGCCCCACCAAGGCGGGCCTGCTGACCATCCCGATGATGGCCGGGGTGCTGCTGTCGTCCACGGTCATCGGGCGGCTGACCAGCAAGACCGGCAAGCCCAAGCCGTTCATCGTGTTCGGCACCGTGGTGCTGACCGCGGGCTTTGCGGTGATGAGCGTCATCGACCACGAAACCTCGCTGGTGCTGCTGAGCGCCGGCATGCTGCTGATCGGCATCGGGGTCGGCGCCTGCATGCAGAACCTGGTGCTGATCGTGCAGAACTCGGTGGCGCTGAAGGAACTGGGCGCGGCCAGCGGCACGGTGACCTTCTTCCGCTCACTCGGCGGGACGATCGGGGTGTCGGTGCTGGGCGCCGTGCTGGCCAACCGGGTCACCGCCCTGATCACCGAGAAGCTGTCCGCGGCGGGCATGGGCGCGGGCGCCGGCAAGGCCACCGGCAGCCTGGACCTGAGCGCGCTGCCGGCCCCCGTCGTGGAGATCGTCCGGGCCGCCTACGGCGACGCCACCGGCCACATCTTCCTGATCTCCGCAGGGCTGGGGGTGGTCAGCATCCTGGCGGCGCTGGCGCTCAAGCCGGTCACCCTGCGCGACACCCTCGACCTGGTCCCCGCGCCTTCGGAGCGGGCGGCCTCCGCCGATGCGGCCGAGGCCGCGCCGCGGCCGTAA
- a CDS encoding TetR/AcrR family transcriptional regulator, producing the protein MPGLRERKKAATRQALHDAAMRLAIEHGLDKVTVEAIADAAGVSRRTFSNYFAGKEDALLYGDEQRMRAILESFAARPPDEPSWTALRNAVDDYYRSLGRRPDPEWSMRARLAKRHPSLAARQMANYAAAEQNLTALIAEREGLPPDALRPRVMAAAFLSSVRIAVQMWTDTHPPRPLQEIVHEVMDEQARPFQ; encoded by the coding sequence ATGCCGGGCCTGCGCGAGCGCAAGAAGGCGGCCACGCGCCAGGCGCTGCACGACGCCGCGATGCGGCTGGCGATCGAACACGGCCTGGACAAGGTCACCGTGGAGGCCATCGCGGACGCGGCCGGAGTCTCCCGGCGGACCTTCTCCAACTACTTCGCCGGCAAGGAAGACGCCCTCCTGTACGGCGACGAGCAGCGGATGCGGGCCATCTTGGAGTCCTTCGCCGCCCGCCCGCCCGACGAGCCGTCCTGGACGGCGCTGCGCAACGCCGTCGACGACTACTACCGGAGCCTGGGCCGCCGCCCCGACCCCGAGTGGTCCATGCGGGCCCGGCTGGCCAAGCGGCACCCCTCCCTGGCGGCCCGCCAGATGGCCAACTACGCCGCCGCCGAGCAGAACCTCACCGCGTTGATCGCCGAGCGCGAAGGGCTGCCGCCCGATGCACTGCGCCCCCGCGTCATGGCCGCCGCCTTCCTGTCCAGCGTGCGCATCGCCGTGCAGATGTGGACGGACACCCATCCCCCGCGCCCGCTGCAGGAGATCGTCCACGAGGTCATGGACGAGCAGGCCCGCCCCTTTCAGTGA
- the msrA gene encoding peptide-methionine (S)-S-oxide reductase MsrA: MVPADKALPGRDTPMPVPPAHEVLGTPLAPPYPEGSEIADFALGCFWGAERTFWQVPGVITTAVGYQGGYTPNPTYEEVCSGLTGHAEAVRVVYDPAKVTYERLLRVFWESHDPTQGMRQGNDIGTQYRSAIYTHSEAQRKAAEASREAYQKALTAAGHGTITTEIAPAGPFYFAEPYHQQYLSDAKNPNGYCGLGGTGVSCPVGIAPAE; the protein is encoded by the coding sequence ATGGTCCCCGCGGACAAGGCCCTGCCCGGTCGCGACACCCCCATGCCGGTGCCGCCCGCCCACGAGGTACTGGGCACCCCGCTCGCCCCGCCCTACCCGGAGGGCAGCGAGATCGCCGACTTCGCCCTGGGCTGCTTCTGGGGCGCCGAGCGCACGTTCTGGCAGGTCCCCGGCGTCATCACCACCGCCGTCGGCTACCAGGGCGGCTACACGCCCAACCCGACCTACGAGGAGGTCTGCAGCGGCCTGACCGGCCACGCCGAGGCCGTCCGCGTCGTCTACGACCCCGCCAAGGTCACCTACGAGCGGCTTCTGCGTGTCTTCTGGGAGTCCCACGACCCCACCCAGGGCATGCGCCAGGGCAACGACATCGGCACCCAGTACCGCTCGGCCATCTACACCCACTCCGAGGCCCAGCGCAAGGCGGCCGAGGCCTCCCGCGAGGCCTACCAGAAGGCCCTGACCGCCGCCGGCCACGGCACCATCACCACCGAGATCGCCCCCGCCGGCCCCTTCTACTTCGCCGAGCCCTACCACCAGCAGTACCTGTCGGACGCCAAGAATCCCAACGGCTACTGCGGCCTGGGCGGCACCGGCGTCTCCTGTCCGGTGGGCATCGCACCCGCCGAGTGA
- a CDS encoding nuclear transport factor 2 family protein — protein MARERSQWWDRQQIHDVVLRYCRGIDRLDFELVRSAYHPGAIDHHTGFDGTVEEYLAWVEPRLRARRGGTMHIVANHLVDLYGDEAVSEAYGISVHWGEPADSVRANFTSGVRFVDHMTYRDGRWAICERWAVREWTRSEVGRFVPKEGEGPSGRRDELDPLIVLQRRIASRRAGS, from the coding sequence GTGGCACGGGAGCGTTCGCAGTGGTGGGATCGGCAGCAGATCCACGACGTCGTGCTGCGGTACTGCCGGGGGATCGACCGGCTGGACTTCGAACTGGTGCGTTCGGCCTACCATCCCGGCGCGATCGACCACCACACCGGCTTTGACGGGACCGTCGAGGAGTACCTGGCCTGGGTGGAGCCCAGGCTGCGGGCGCGGCGGGGCGGGACCATGCACATCGTGGCCAACCACCTGGTCGATCTGTACGGAGATGAGGCGGTCTCGGAGGCCTACGGCATCTCCGTGCACTGGGGGGAGCCGGCCGACAGCGTCCGGGCCAACTTCACCAGCGGGGTGCGGTTCGTCGATCACATGACCTACCGGGACGGGCGGTGGGCCATCTGCGAGCGCTGGGCGGTCCGTGAGTGGACCAGGTCCGAGGTCGGGCGGTTCGTGCCCAAGGAGGGGGAGGGGCCGTCGGGGCGCCGGGACGAGCTCGATCCCCTCATCGTGCTGCAGCGGCGCATCGCATCGAGAAGGGCGGGGTCGTGA
- a CDS encoding polyprenyl synthetase family protein: MRERLAVVEELLVQSVTSDDPLLAEASKHLVEAGGKRFRPALVLLASHFGDPAAAGVVPAAVVVELTHLATLYHDDVMDEATVRRGEESANVRWTNTVAILTGDYLFARASDLLADLGPQAVRIQARAFARLVRGQIAETSGPAPDADPLEHYLQVVADKTASLIAVSGHLGALLAGAPQQVVETITSACEKIGVAFQLSDDILDIASEFEQSGKTPGTDLREGIRTLPMLHVLSSTDPADARLRELLCQDLTDEELHAEALALLRAHPAMDRAREDLRRWAEDARAELLTLPDIPARAALTGLCDYVVSRTG; the protein is encoded by the coding sequence ATGCGGGAGCGGCTGGCGGTGGTGGAGGAGCTGCTGGTCCAGTCGGTCACCAGCGACGACCCGCTGCTGGCCGAGGCGTCCAAGCACCTGGTGGAGGCCGGCGGCAAACGGTTCCGCCCGGCGCTGGTGCTGCTGGCCTCCCACTTCGGCGACCCGGCCGCCGCGGGCGTGGTGCCCGCGGCGGTGGTCGTCGAGCTGACCCACCTGGCCACGCTGTATCACGACGATGTGATGGACGAGGCCACCGTGCGGCGCGGCGAGGAGTCGGCCAACGTCCGCTGGACCAACACGGTGGCCATCTTGACCGGCGACTACCTGTTCGCCCGGGCCTCGGACCTGCTGGCCGACCTGGGGCCGCAGGCGGTGCGGATCCAGGCGCGGGCGTTCGCCCGCCTGGTGCGCGGGCAGATCGCCGAGACCTCCGGGCCGGCCCCGGACGCCGACCCGCTCGAGCACTACCTGCAGGTGGTGGCCGACAAGACCGCCTCGCTGATCGCGGTCTCCGGGCATCTGGGCGCGCTGCTGGCCGGCGCTCCGCAGCAGGTGGTGGAGACCATCACCTCCGCCTGCGAGAAGATCGGCGTGGCCTTCCAGCTGTCGGACGACATCTTGGACATCGCCTCGGAGTTCGAGCAGTCCGGCAAGACCCCCGGCACGGACCTGCGGGAGGGCATCCGCACCCTGCCGATGCTGCACGTGCTGTCCTCCACCGACCCGGCGGATGCCCGGCTGCGCGAGCTGCTGTGCCAGGACCTGACCGACGAGGAGCTGCACGCCGAGGCGCTGGCGCTGCTGCGCGCCCACCCGGCGATGGACCGCGCCCGGGAGGACCTGCGGCGGTGGGCCGAGGACGCGCGGGCGGAGCTGCTGACGCTGCCGGACATCCCGGCCCGTGCCGCGCTGACGGGCCTGTGCGACTACGTGGTCTCCCGCACCGGCTGA
- a CDS encoding LLM class F420-dependent oxidoreductase codes for MKVGISSPIVALAGNRPEWEHRAGVAELVRVAKAADRLGYDFMTCPDHVAVPPGLPRGERFYDPLATFSFLAAHTERLRFLPYVLVLPFYHPLELAKRYGTLDHLSGGRLILGLGVGNLREEFDLLGKPFDDRGPRADDALRALRAALSSRVVSYEGEYFSFKEMVIDPHAVQSRVPLWIGGHSMRALRRAVTLGDGWAPAPQTFRGPSPERMRQMLDSVQIPEGFDVVFTPNRRIDAIGRPEQVTELMRTAAEAGATRINLTVRHESLEHYLEQLEAFAEITFSG; via the coding sequence GTGAAGGTCGGTATCAGCTCTCCCATCGTCGCTCTGGCCGGTAACCGACCCGAGTGGGAGCACCGGGCCGGGGTCGCCGAACTGGTCCGGGTCGCCAAGGCCGCCGACCGGCTCGGGTACGACTTCATGACCTGTCCCGACCATGTGGCCGTGCCGCCGGGGTTGCCGCGCGGTGAACGCTTCTACGACCCGCTGGCGACTTTCTCGTTCCTGGCGGCGCACACCGAGCGGCTGCGTTTTCTGCCGTACGTGCTGGTGCTGCCCTTCTACCACCCGCTGGAGCTGGCCAAGCGGTACGGCACCCTCGACCATCTCAGCGGCGGCCGGCTGATCCTCGGGCTGGGCGTGGGCAACCTGCGCGAGGAGTTCGATCTGCTGGGCAAGCCCTTCGACGATCGCGGGCCGCGGGCCGATGACGCGCTGCGCGCCTTGCGGGCGGCGCTGTCCTCCCGGGTCGTCTCCTACGAGGGGGAGTACTTCTCGTTCAAGGAGATGGTGATCGATCCGCACGCCGTGCAGTCCCGGGTGCCGCTGTGGATCGGGGGCCACAGCATGCGCGCGCTGCGCCGGGCGGTCACGCTCGGGGACGGGTGGGCCCCGGCGCCCCAGACGTTCCGCGGCCCGTCGCCGGAGCGGATGCGGCAGATGCTCGACTCGGTGCAGATTCCCGAGGGCTTCGACGTGGTGTTCACGCCCAATCGCCGCATCGACGCCATCGGCAGGCCCGAGCAGGTCACCGAGCTGATGCGGACCGCCGCCGAGGCGGGGGCCACCCGGATCAACCTCACCGTGCGGCACGAGTCGCTGGAGCACTACCTGGAGCAGCTGGAGGCCTTCGCCGAGATCACCTTCTCCGGCTGA